Proteins encoded within one genomic window of Arachis ipaensis cultivar K30076 chromosome B08, Araip1.1, whole genome shotgun sequence:
- the LOC107614539 gene encoding uncharacterized protein LOC107614539, which produces MEPGEKKKEKEEEKMLMTVLHGAVIITMDDQNRVFKDGGLVIEHDTIKAIGHSSQILAQFSHLAHHLVDLTGHILLPGLINTHVHTSQQLGRGIADDVDLMTWLHDRIWPYESNMTEHDSYISTLLCGIELIHSGVTCFAEAGGQHVSGMARAISLLGMRACLAESIMDSGNGLPSSWAARTTHDCLQSQKDNYNKYHNTADGRIRVWFGIRQIMNSSQQLLLETRDAAAQLRTGIHMHVAEIPYENQLVMDVHKVNHGTVTYLEKIDFLQKNLLAAHSVWVDDNEISLFSRAGVKVSHCPASAMRMLGFAPVREMLGAGICVSLGTDGAPSNNRMSIVDEMYLASLINKGREVYTNGNTDPTALPAETILRMATANGAKSVLWDDEIGSLAVGKKADIVVVNPWSWPMVPVHDWVSNIVYCMRTENVVSVMCNGLWIMKDKKIMNVDEEEVILNAKEASAELVKRAGITLPTRMNVI; this is translated from the exons ATGGAGccaggagagaagaagaaggagaaagaggaagagaagatGTTGATGACTGTACTGCACGGCGCAGTGATCATAACCATGGACGATCAGAATCGAGTTTTCAAGGACGGCGGCCTCGTCATCGAACACGATACCATCAAGGCCATCGGCCACTCTTCGCAGATTCTTGCTCAATTTTCTCATCTTGCGCACCACCTCGTAGATCTCACCGGCCATATCCTCCTCCCTG GATTGATCAACACCCACGTTCATACTTCCCAGCAACTGGGAAGAGGCATAGCTGATGACGTGGACTTAATGACTTGGTTGCATGACCGCATTTGGCCTTATGAATCCAACATGACTGAACATGACTCTTACATTTCCACCTTGCTTTGTGGGATCGAACTCATTCACTCCGGC GTTACTTGTTTTGCTGAAGCTGGTGGCCAACATGTTTCTGGAATGGCCAGAGCAATCAGCTTGCTTGGTATGCGTGCTTGTCTTGCCGAGTCAATCATGGACTCTGGCAATGGCTTGCCTTCCTCTTGGGCTGCTCGGACTACTCATGATTGCCTTCAG TCTCAAAAGGACAATTACAACAAGTACCACAATACAGCAGATGGGCGCATCCGAGTCTGGTTCGGAATTAGGCAAATCATGAACAGCTCCCAACAGTTACTTCTCGAGACAAGAGATGCCGCAGCACAACTGAGAACAGGAATACATATG CATGTTGCAGAGATACCGTATGAGAACCAGCTAGTGATGGATGTTCACAAAGTAAATCATGGAACTGTTACTTACTTGGAAAAGATCGACTTTCTTCAAAAGAATCTGTTAGCAGCTCACTCGGTTTGGGTTGATGATAATGag ATATCTCTTTTTTCAAGAGCAGGGGTTAAAGTGTCTCATTGTCCTGCTTCTGCAATGCGCATGCTTGGATTTGCACCTGTAAGGGAGATGCTTGGTGCTGGCATTTGTGTCTCTTTAGGGACTGATGGAGCTCCATCAAATAACCGCATGAGCATTG TTGATGAAATGTACCTGGCTTCTCTTATTAACAAAGGGCGGGAAGTTTATACTAATGGGAATACAGATCCAACAGCATTGCCTGCTGAAACTATTCTTAGGATGGCAACGGCCAACGGCGCAAAGTCGGTCTTATGGGATGATGAAATAGGCTCTCTTGCGGTTGGAAAGAAG GCTGACATTGTTGTTGTCAATCCTTGGTCTTGGCCTATGGTTCCTGTTCATGACTG GGTTTCCAACATAGTGTATTGCATGCGGACAGAAAACGTGGTTTCTGTCATGTGCAATGGATTATGGATAATGAAGGACAAGAAGATTATGAATGTCGACGAG GAAGAGGTAATTTTGAATGCAAAAGAGGCTTCTGCTGAACTTGTGAAGAGGGCAGGCATCACATTACCAACAAGAATGAATGTCATCTGA